The sequence below is a genomic window from Sander lucioperca isolate FBNREF2018 chromosome 10, SLUC_FBN_1.2, whole genome shotgun sequence.
GTCAAATGTGATGATTTTCTGCTCTTCTTTGTCTTGTATCATAGTTCATGTACGTATATCTTTAGGCTTTGGACAGTTGGTTGAACAGAAAAAAGCAATTGGAAGACAACACAGTGGGCCTTGGGAAGCTGTGATTTTATAGACAGGGATTAGCAATTAATAgaaaaaattatcaaaaaatGAATTACTAACAGTGGCAGTTACATTGGACACACAGACAGCCTCTGTACCTGTAATACTCGTCCTGGGTGAGGgagtggtggtgatggtgatggatcCACTGTTGTTCCAGGGCCAGTCTCTGGATCTGCAGCTCTGCGCTCTGGGCCTGCTGCATGGCCTGGAGCTGATGGGCTGCCGACATGGGACCAGTGAGGGAGGACGGCTGGGGCAAGTCACGGAAAGGAGCACCtgtataaaaaaatgaaataaaaaagaaagaggaaagaggaagAGCAGGTGGGATACAAAAAGGAAAACGGAGAAATAAAGGAGGTGAAAGGGCACCAAGgtcaatcatcatcatcatattcaAAAAGTCTCTTTAGAAACTTTCATCACTGTAAAGTTTTTAGAGAGAAAAACTGAACAAGTACATGGACGAGGAGCCTTCTCCTCACCGAACAGCTGTTGGCGGAGCACCTCGCTGTCAGTGAGGGGGTGAGCCAGGATGGGGGTGCCTAGTGTGGCTCCTGGGTAAGGGAGGCGTGTCAAAGGAGACCCCGACGCCAACGGGTCCATCAGGGGGTGTACCCCGCCCGTCGCTGGATGCCAGTGATGTAATAGGAAATACAGGAGATATTTAATAAGAGTCAAATTATGAATTCAAAACAAAGATAATGCACACAGCATGGAAACATGTAAGAAATGTCTGATTCTTGGTGACACGTGAGCAGCTGAGAAAGTTAAAATCTGAGAAATCTGGATTCTGGATGCAACACTAAGTCAGTGAACATAATGGCAGTGtaagtgtaaatgtaaatgctAGAGCCGATCACAGCTGACATTGGGCAAGAGGCGGGGTACACCCTGGACAGGTCGCCAGGCAATCACAGGGCtgacacatagagacagacaaccATTCACGCTCACATTCACACCTACAGGCAATTTAGAGTCACCAATTAACCTAAATAAACCTAACCTGCACATCATTGGACTGTGGGAGAAAGCTGGAAGACCCGGAGAAAACCCATGCTAATACGGGGAGAACattcaaactccacacagaacaCCCGGCGGATTGGAACCCAGAACCCTCTTGCTGTGAGAAACCATGCTAACTACTGCACCACCCCAAATATTAATATGCACATTTTAACTTTAAACATGACAGAGAAAAAAGACTTCTCTTGCTTGTCATGGTTGATTGGTGTTACCACATCCCTGAACAGTCTGTGGAAAACAACCCCAAGCCTATTTGTTACTCCTGAAGATGTAAATCTTCAAAAATGGGTCACAAATATAtagattaaaaagaaaaaggctcaGCAATCTCTGCTCCACAGCTTGGCATTGCagtttttagcaaatgttactcaaacaggagtaaatagtgcatttgtttggGACTATTGTCAGCCCATAGATTATGACACATGGGGTGTGTCAATCCAACATTCGCTGCTGCACGGTAAatgtgggattgactcaaaatTAACCACAGTGCCTATCATAAAGAAGGAACATGTCATCCAGTGCAATGGTGTGACTCTTAGACTTGTTATTTATAGTTTTGGGGCAATAATGGAGGTCTATGGTGATAGAATATCGCTCACCTTATCCTTTAGCTTTATAGTATGCAAATCTTGCACGAGTCAACCCTCATTAATTAATTTTAGACTACAAAATGTTTTCGTAGTAACACATCTGTGCAATCTCAAGGCAGTTGATACTGATTATAACAACATTTGTAGTAGAAGTGGTTAGTACCTGTGTCTTGCTGGTGCAGGTGAAGATGTGAGTGGATGTGTGAATGCTGGTGATGATGAGGTGTCACATTCAACATCTGCAGACGCCCCAGATTCTCTCCTCCGTTTCCACCTGTTCCTCCTCCacttccccctcctcctccagttCCGTTTCCACCactttctcccctttctctctccctttctctttctcgctctctgtcCCCAAAGGCCGGCAaagctgctctgtctctctccctctcccgcTCTCTTTCCCCACTCCTGTCTCGCTCATAAGAGGCAGGAGAGCGAGTGGGAGTGGGGTAGTTCTCAGAGGGAGCGGCTGGAGCAGTGGCTGGTGGCATATGAGAGGACAGGGAGctgggaaaagaagaatgggggaCTGGGTGAAGAAGTGAGGAGGCGTTGGAGGTCGGCGGAGCaggtggaggaggagctggTGGAGGAGCAGCAGGGCCTGCTGGGGCTTGGGGGGCAGCCGGCGGTGCCGATGATGGgtgagagggaagagagggtgTTAGGAGAGATGAAGGGGGTGGATTGGACAGGGACTGAGGGGCAGGAGGGTTGGGAGGTCGAGTAACCTGGGCCAGGGTTGGGTTCTGGAGGTGCGGTGGGGCAGGGGGAGCTGGGGGAGGAGGAGTACCATAGAGTGACACCTCATTAGCTCCCGCTGCACCTCCTCCAAGTAGCAGggagtgtgcatgtgcatgggCATGGGCATGTGCATGGGCATTGGCATGGGCATGGGCATGGGCATGAGCATGGGCATGTGCATGGGCATGGGCATGAGAATGAGAGTGAGCAAGGGCAAGAGCTGCATGATCCGGTATAGCCCCTGGTGGGTAAACCCGTTCATCACTCTTAAATTCAAATCCTTGCTTTATTCGCTCTCGATGTGCAGCCACTGCATGAGGAAAGCCAACTCCTCCTAACCCTGCACCCCCAATCCCCCCAGGTATTGGGCCTCCTGCCATCCCAGCATGGCCTCCAACACCTGGACCCCCTTCAAGGCTGCCACCAtacaaaaagcccaagatggcTGCAGCTGTAGCTGCATCAGGAGGCAGGTGATGCGGGTGACCTAATCCATGATTCTGGAACTGAGGAAGGAAGAATGAGGGGTGGACGTGGGGATGGCCATGGTGAACTTGTGCATGGTGTGCCTGGGCGCGACTTGCTGCCCCGAGTGGAGACATAGCATGAGGGCGAGCATACTCGCTCAGGGTTCTCAGCGCTGGGGTATCAGGGCCCAGATATGGACCTCCTAAACCTATTCCCAGGGCACCCTGAGGGCCAACCACTGTAGATTGACCCATAGATGGCAGGAGGAGGGAGTGGGGAATAGAGTGAGCGAGGGTGGGGTGGAGATGGTGTGCTGGAGCAAGGTGAGCATGCGGGTGTGAGGGATGATGCTGGGGGTGAGGGTGGGAGGCAGAGTTGCCcgaggatgaggaggaagaagatgaAGGGTCGAGGATGATAGAAGATGAGGAGgggaagaagagagaggagcCCTGGCGACCCCCTCCAGCGGCGTTGACGTCCTTCTGCTGCTGTAGAGAAAACAGTAAAAGACAGTCAATCACATCTGTCCTGATCTGCTTTACTCCCCTCCCGTAAAAATGACCAATTTAATCTACATCAAATCCATTAAATCTGACACGCTGCATAATTATCACGCTCAAATGTGCACACCTGTAGATGCCGATCCAGTTCCCTCTCACGCTCCCTCTCTCgttccctctctttttctctgaggTCTCTGGCCCGCTGCTCGACCTCCCTGCGAGCCCTTTCAATCACCTCATTCCTCTTCTTCCACAGTTTGGAGCCATCCAACGGGACAAAGAGGACATCACTGCGGGCGCAGGAATTCCCACTGCCTCGATCAAGGACCTTGTGAAACCTGGACACAAGTGACACAGCAGAGTAATACATTACTACAACCACCAGGAGTCATAATCATGTTACTGTTAATTACATCTGATCAAATTAAGAGGGACTGAACAGAGTGACAGTCTCAAATAGGATGATGATGTAATTTTGACTTTAccgtgctgattggctggcgTGGATGGGAATGTCTACAGGTTTGGCTTCAGGAGAGGGGCTTCTCAACACCGGTGGGGGGCTTTCAATCTCTTCCCTTTCTTCTATTGGTTCCTCTTTGATAACAGGTGTGGGAGGTGGACCCGAATCCGAATGTCCATCTCCACCAGGGAGTAAAGAACTAGAGACAGGGGTCGAAATGCTGTTGTTGTTGGCTGAGTTACTAAGAGGTGGAGGTCCTTTTGAAACATTTTGAGGCGAGAGTGATTGCGAGTTGGTATTGCTGCTATTGGGTGCGATACTGTTGCTATTGCTGTTGGCCATGTTACTACCACTGTTCCCATTGGAATGGTACGTTCCACTGAAGGGAGGGTGGCTGTTCAAAGTGCCATGGAAAGGGGAGGGGCGACATCCAGGTGAACAGCTGGATGACACACCTGGCCCAGGAAGTGGCATGTTGGGTCCAGATGAGGAGCCAGGGGGAAAAGGTGAGAAGCCTCCCATCTGATTTGTGGATGGGCTGGGTAATGGAGAGAGGGGTGTTGGAGGAGTCTGGGTGGAGGACTGGTAGTGTGGGGGACGTACATTGGGTGCCATACCTGATGGGGATGGCTGGGTGTGGGAGGTTTGGGGTGTCGGTAGAGGAGGTGGTGGAGGGGGATAAGGAGCATTTGGAGGGTGTCCGTGATGgctggaagaggaggaaggagagagcgCAGGAGGCTGATTTGGGCCTCCACGATTTTGGTACAGAGCAGATTCTCGCAGGCTTgagtctctttctctgtctctgggcCCGGACTGGTAGTGGGGGTGAGGTGGGTGGGGGTGATGGGTTCCTCCAGGCCCTGAATACTCTCGTCCCAGGTTTGGAGTCACCCCAGGGGGGCTGAGGTActctcgatttgtgccagtggAAGGAGGCGCCCCAGCAGGAAAGTCTTTTCCTCCAGTGGGAGGATACTCTCTGTGAAAGTGATCTGCTCCAGAGGAAGGGGGTTGTGCCTGGTCCATAGGAGGAGGAAAGTCTCGGCTAGTTGAGTTTGGGGGATGTGGGTGGGGGTGTGGGGGCAGGGAGGAGTGGGAAGGGTGACTTGGGTTGTTTTGGGGTGATGCAGGTGGGTCTCGGTTCAGCATTGGGGTGGCAGGTAACCCGCTGGTTGAACTTTGGGGGTTTCCCTGGGGGATGGAGTTGTTGTTTGGGTTACTGTTGCCTACAACCTCTCTTGTCTGGCCCCCAAACTCACCCCATCTGCCTCCATCTTTGTCTCTGGGATGCCCACCTCCAGTTCCGTTGGGGCCAAAGTCTCTACTCTGGTTTTGGTTTGGCAATGGAAACTCCCTCCCTGCATCCCGTTCCctttctcgctctctgtctctgaaagCTGGACCAAAGTCTCTTCTTTCAGAACCCAAGTTAGGTCCATCTCTCCCAGAACCTTGGAACTCCCGGTTCTGACCCACTGGCAAACCCCCAAACTCCCTGCCTTGGATGCTGTTAGACCCACTCATCCCACCACAAGCACTATTACTATTACCCCCACTACTATTGTTACTGCTGTTGCCAATGGGAGCAGAGAACTCTCTGTTGATCTCCCTCCCCCCACACTCCCCCCTcactcccctctccctctctcctgcagcccccctctctctgtcccctccCCCCCCAGCGTACCTGGGAAGGTACTCcctgtgggggtgggggtgaggATGGGGGAGGTAAGAGGGGTGGGAGGAGGAGTGGCGAGAGGATGGAGGGTTGTAAACAGAGGGaagttgctgctgctgcactgggGGCTGGTGCTGTGGTTGGTGTGGGTGGTGGTTGCCAGGGTAACGGGTGTATCCCCAGCTCCCTTGGCAACCAGTTGCTGTGCCACCCTGCCAGCTGGTGGAGCTGTAGTGGTGAGGGTGGGTAGAGGGTTGGGTCTGAGGCTGGGACTGTGGCTGGGGGCCAGTCTGTGGCAACAGAGAAGGAGGAGTGGACTGAGCCTTGTCCAGGAGTTTGTCTGCTTTTTCAATTTTGTCTCTTTCTATCTTAACCTCAGCAGGCAGGTTTTGTCCCCCAAGCTCCAGGGGCTTCAGGgcaggtggaggaggaagaggagggggtaACGAGTGAGGAATGTTGGGGCTGTTATGGGAAAAATCTCCTCCCGAAACAGTTGTCTTTGTCACACTCTGTGTGCTGGCTTTGGAATTCATTCTGCTGCCACTAAGTGCTCCGTCAATGCTCGTGGGTCCACCATACTCAACTTTACACATCAATTTGGAGTCCATGGAAAAATAGGACTTTCTCCCACTATTGCTGTCGTTTGATGAATCCCCTGCTCCGCGGAGAGAGGGAGTCAGACCAGAGGAAGAGCATGGAGTGGAGGGGGGCTTAAGAGATGGACAGTCTTCAATTCGTGCATCCATCTCCCTCTTTTCTCCATCTCCACAGGactcctcccctctcccctctcgTAGCGCTCTCCTATCGTCTCCTACCCCTTTCCCCACTCCTCCCTCCTTGCCTTTCTCCCGTTCCCTCTCTCCTTGCTTTGGTGAGTCTGGGCCATCGGAATCAGAGTCCAGGCTACCCAAAGGGGAAGCTGAGAGACTTGGGGATGAGGAACGATTGTCCTGGTCTATATCCCGCCCACTGCTCAGACTACTGCTGCTATTGGCCAAGCTCCCTACAACTGAACTCCTACTGCCCTGGGATTGGCCATCTTCGTTGTCACTCTCACGGGATTGGCTGGCAACTGAGGTTGGAGGTGGGACAGTGGAAGGAGCCGAGCTGTCAGTAGAGTGTGTTGATGTTGGAGGGTTTGGGGTAGTGGCCGAATCCTGACAAGAAGAGATTATTTGTGGATGaggtaaaaatgtaaattttgtGAACGTGGCAATATTGTAAAAGCAAAGAATATAACTCTTACTACTTAGACAGTGCCTTTTGGATGATTTAGCTGAATCAAAGATTTATAATTAGTCTTTATATAACAGGTTAATGAAATGTAACACAAACCTGAACTTTCTGCCTCTTTGGAGGAGAAACAAGTTCCTCCCCCTCACTCTCTGATGAATCATGCCCTTGTGATCGGCGACTGAAGCGATTTCCAGCCAATTCCTCACCAGCACCTCTTTGCTAaaacaacacaagacttttaATTCTGTAGTGATGCTTTTGAATCACTAATAGGCCTATAAGTGTTTTTAGAACAAAGCCAcacttgcatgcacacacacacacacacacacacacacacacacacacacacacacacacacacacacacacacacacacacacacacacacacacacacacacacacaaaacatcaaTGTCAAACACGAAACATCAAAGATTTCAAAGAACTACGTTGTAAAACACACTATTGAACAATACTGACACTGCAAGGGTTATGTCTGTGGCAATCAGACATATGATGACTCATGCACTGAaagcgcacacacgcacacacaaacaaaatgtaatacacAGGACAGTTCTTTATTGCTCATAATGACTGTTACAGTACTTGCATgctcacacataaacatatgGCCAAAGCAATGACAAGAGAGATAAAGATATAAAAGAGGTGTGCTCTAACCGTCTGTCTATCATTGCGTTCAGGGCGAGTGGGGCTGGGATGCGGGCGTCTGCCCCTTCTCTCCTCACTCGCTCCCCGCCGTCGCCCACTGCGCATGGGCATCTGCAAAACCCAAAGTCCAGCAAAGGAAGAAAATATGGATGGGAATGGTAAGCATTACATATTAAAACAATGTAGAGTTAAAGGAATAAGGAGATATACAGAGAGAAATATGTGTTGATTATAATGAAAATAGAAGCCAAAAGAAAGTCAAGTTCATTCAATTTAAGGTGGAATGTGGAAAGGACAACAATGGGAGAATAAAAATGGGAGGGAGGTGAAAAGAGCAGTCCATAATAGAGAGAAGACCACAGAGAGGAGGGATAAATTGTAAGCAAAGGGAAGAATCAAATATAAACGTGGAATCTCACAACCAAATAAATGATTTACATCTTACACATCCTGGTTGTTTTGAAATACTATCACATACTGAACTAATTATGATCATACCGATTctttgtgtgtccgtgttttcattatttcttctttaaaacGCTCATTTTAAAACACAAGCCATTGCAGGGACTGAACTGGTTCCTGTTGCTTACTGACTGGGCTGTGTGTTACACCATGAGAGCAACCAAAACCTGTAAAGAAGCATAAACAAAGAAGGCATTATTCAGTTTTTATCGGCATGGAAAACCTACAAAGAATTCAATGTTTTTGCTAAAGAACATTTAGTAAGGATACAGTGATAAGCAATATCGTTTGCTATCTGCACCTAGTGTGGAGCTCAAGAATTTTTCACATTATGAAAACATCTGAGTTTAAAACTGCAAAAGCACTGTTGCAACATTCAAATTCCCAGCATGCTTCACACTGTATTGGCACAACTGCTTTTCGCTGCGCTCCAAACACTTTCCTCTCAGCCTTCAGTCTTCACCACAGCAGCATAAAATCCACAGGCACAATTGGTTAACCCAACTCACACTAACAGAATGCACTTGTCTGGGTATTGTATAATTGGGtgctttaacattaaaacaacagATAATAAGAGCGGAGCAGAAAAGGTGCTGATTGGTAGACTGCATTTTGGAAGGCGGCCTGCAGAAGACTCGATATTTTAAGCATATGAGACCCCCCCTCCTTCCACCTTCACCACAACAGCCAAAACCCACAGCCACTTGTGGTTAACTTGACCTGGTTATGGCCGGCAAAATCacattcttatttatttatccagCCAACCATTAGGGAAATGCACAATGTCAAGATTATTTATCCATTTGGCTGTGCCTGACAACATAGGTGGACTACTTTGCAAGGGCTCGCCTAATCCATTCATTCATGTACCACTATGATGAAAAAATGGCTCATGTATTTTCAATGAGGATATAAATAGTCCACACCACTGGATGTAAAAAGATATATTTGGCTGAACAGTTAGCAGAGCCATTGTACACACTGCTATGCAgcccgtgtatgtgtgtgtgtgtgtgtgtgtgtgtgtgtgtgtgtgtttgtttgattcCTATAAATCCTGTACCAGCTCCACTACACATGGCTATGCATTTATTATTAGTGCATGCTGCAGTGACTGATCCAATCAGAGTAAAATCTTAACCGTTGCAATCACTATTCACACTTCATATgcagaatagaaaaaaaacaaacatgccaCATGTATGTATAAGCATGCAGTGTATGTATAGTCAGCCTAATTAACATGAGTTAATCACACAGGAAACATTCAGTAACCTAGTGGGTTACCGTACATAATGCATCTCAGTTACAGGTGGCAGCTAGTGGCCTGTCTGTGGTCCAATGGCAGGTCCATGGCCATGGTCAGTAAACAACTAGGACTCAAACACACATCACTAACATACACCAGCATTAACATCACTTGTCCCCTTGCACGCTCACGCTTGAGCACACAGCAAACAGAACATGCATTATCAACAAATTGACCACTGCATGTGATGCAAAGCAGCAGCATGCAGTTGCTCTGCTTACATCACCAGCGGGCGAGCACTGCAACGactctttcttctttctccctGCGAATGTTATTGATACACATGCAGAGGCCGGGAAAAGCTGCTCTACCGCCTGCCTCTCATACTACCACGGCGGAACACAGTCCACCTACGACGGGGAGAGTCTCGTTCAGCAGCACATACATGTTCACAATCAGAATGGATGCCTGTGCAGTGCTGTTTCTAGACGCTGCACATCCTAAAAGAAAGAGGATATGGAATGGCGAATCATGGCATTTCGCACCGGCTCTCCCTTCCCCTTTCCTCGCTGGAATGTGGGTGCGCGTCGTGCACTCTATTAACATTAATTCACCGGGACATAATTTAGCCATAACGCAGGAGCATGATGGTAATTAAAgcacaaaggaaaaaaatggGAGGGAGAGGACGAACGTGGCCAGCAGGAATAGCTCCAAATACACAGTATACGCATCCATTTTTTCCTTTTACTTACCTATAATATCCAGCGATGCGTGCTCtcactctccctttctctctctgttttgtcGTTTTATGTTGCACGCTGACACGCACACCTCAGAGCCCAGGCGTCTGTCAACAGAGGCTTGTGCTGGCTCATATTGCAACGGGCTCCGATAATAATAATGCAGAAGAAATCTATTTCTATTctttgcaggaaaaaaaacaggggTGCCAACTGAAGACTACAAATTGATGCGTACCCTTGCCTCTTCCCCAccccctttttcttttttttttttgcccccctCTCCCACCCTACCTACTCCCCCCTTCCTCTAAGGAAGACGACTTGCACTTTTTTTATATCCCCTCTCCGGTCTTACAGTCACAATTTTTAGCGGAGGGGTGAGCCAGAGAGAGGGATGCACGTCGggtgagagaaagggagaggagagggcgTGATTtgcatgaggagagagggggaggataaaggaggaggaggagggagtagTGAGGCAGGGAGAAGGAGGAATAGAGGCGCAGAGAGAGGGCCAAAACTCTGAAGAGGGAGGGGATCAAGAGGGagggtctctctctgtctctgttgccTAGTCCCTCCAGAGTCACCTTTACTGTATGGAGAAGCTCTGCTTCAGACCGAACAACTAGCTGTTCGGCTTTATCTCGGGATGAAGAAATGTCCAATAGGTCTTTGTTCTCACAGGCCTCACTTATTTTAAAGCCAAACAAGCTGAAAGGTGGACTAAAGAGAAAATAGACTACACATCTAATTGTGTGAGCATTTTAATGACAATCTCAGCGACTTAACAAAGAAAGCTCCAACTcgttttaaataattaaacaatTAAGAAATTAACAAACTAAATCGTGCCCTCTTGTGTGTTATGTGTCTGTCCAGCAgctccctgtctgtctggggGAAGCTTGCAGCGGTGTGTCCAGTCAAGCGGCTCTGCagacctcctcctcccctctcctcccctccgcTCCGCTGCTGtcgttctctccctctctccccttcacGCAGCCCCCTGTCCCGTCTCCTATTGTGTGGTCACCATGGAAACCGGGCCGGAGACTGTACCCGTTGCGCATGCGCGGCTCCAGCCttccttcatcatcatcatcaccagcaACCCGGCACGAGAGGAACCGAAGCCTCGTCGCGCTCGCGCTCCCTCTGCTGCTCGGTTCAGCGCGAGCACCTGATAATTAATCTGCAGACGTGCGCCGTTACAATGTAGCGACAGCTGATATGTTGTTATCATGGGCAGGTGTGAGCTCgaggttgttgttttctttttaatgtttatttgtatagggacAAGTATGTAGCATAGACCTATGCCACACACCACAGCATTTATAGCCGAAGCTAATTTGCAATGCACGTCCCTAGATggaccctttttttttaaatacagtaacACAACACTTACATAGAAGACAGTAGAGAACACAAACTCATCAATagatacatacatttaaatgcaaAAACTCACAAggaaatacagacaaaacaatacaaaacacagACTAATACAATAAATCACAGATCAGGCTATGATTATGAAGtcacaacatttttaaatatattacaaCTTAATGTAACCGATTAATATACAACGGCATCGGATATATTAGATTAGAATATAGgccctttttaaaatgtgtatttatgGGCCTATACTATTAGTAAAATCATATTTGATGATACATATCCCATTGTTGCAGTTGCACTTGTCATCCTGCAGATGCAGAAGTATAGGTGGCCATTAATTATTGCTTTCAGTTCCTTCAGTTGGCATCATGCAGGAAAAAAATCCTTCTACTGTAAATTTTCTACAGAAAATTCTGAAGATTCCCCTTGAGTTCCTGCAAGGTTTATGCTGAATTCCTGTATGGTTCCTTCAAAATTCCTAAATGATTCCTTCATATCGTATCAGCAGGAATGACCTTTACTTTTTTGCAGCATTCCTGTACGACTTTTTTGTAAGCAGTGTTCATCACCTGCTGTGACGTCAATATTTAATGTGGCCGGAAGTGGAACATGCTTGTATGTTTCTTCTTACCAGAGAACAGTACAGAGATGGTTTTTAGCCATATTTGATTCAGTGATTATTTACCTTTTAAGCAATAGAAACGAAGAAGAGCCTTCCCTTTAAACAAATACACAGAGATCTTTGGTTCGAGTTAATATGTATCCATTTCTTTATTAAGGATAACCTAATAGACAGACAACGTGACAGATACAATTTTGTAGCAAGCTGCTGAGAGTTCACATCAGAAACGACATGAGGAACAGGAGGGAGAGGAAACTGCAGGGCACAAAAGACCAAACCACTTCTGCAGTGAGTCAAAAGGAGACAGTCAAAGGGTTCAGGAAAGAATGAGAAACTAACAAGTGCATCAGGCGAAGTGCTCGTCTGCTGTGGGGTGAAACACTGATCTTTTCCTCCAGGCTTTGTTCAGGATTTTGCTGCAACCGGCTGTAGTCAATTAAGTCAATCACTAAAGAGCCTGGTCAATATACTGTAGCTACAGTTCATTATCTGTGCATTATTATTTGAAAACTAATTAGGCTTAATGCGTTTAAGTTAGTGTGGTTAGAGCTTTGCTGAAACAGGTGTCATGATGTCAGTACTATGTGCCCGTCAGGGAAATATAACATGATTTATATGTTTGCGTGCTTGTGTGCCACTGCTTATGGCACTGGCACTCAAAGGGCACTGGGGTTGCGAAAGTTGTGCCCAGCAAAGCGAGCCTGGTCACCCAACTCTTCCTCAATcctgagaggaggaagaggaggtgagGAAGAAAATAGAGAGAAATGTAGAGCAGGCAGATGAATGGGAAAGAGGACAACAGCAGATGAAACAAAGagggaaagaagaagagaaatatAAAAGtggcattttttaaaatgtatttctatatatacatacatatacaaatcAAGCTATGGATACCCACCTCATGAGCTGATTGTATTTGGCCAGACGTTCTGATCGACAGGGAGCTCCAGTCTTGATCTTGAAGTAGACACAAATACCAAGTGTCACAGAGAGTTAAATGTGCAGCTACATTATTACTAACCCTTGAAATTTGGTTAGCAAGCAACACTTATTTTCACGATCAAAGTGATCTTTGATTGCTTTTTTTGTGATAAATcacatctgtaaaatgtcaaaaataatggCAACTACTCCAAAAGTATATTAACATTTTGAAGCTTTAATCAGCTAATCTTAGTATGTTTTTCTTGAGATCCAATTGACAAAAGTGAGTTTTTGGTGTTCTGTGAACTGACTTATTAACTTATTATTTCACAACTTCAATCatttcaattattattattattattattaatacttattattattattattattattattatactattaTTAAATAGTCAGTATTTAGTAATATAGCTTATATTGCTAAAATTACAATGCTCACACCTTTCCACTTCTGATTATTTGACTTATGTATCTTATATTTAAGCTACTATTGTAATGTTGAAGAAGCACAAgtattattgttgttttgtgttgtcTCATTAACTGTGACAAAAGGGACAACTAATGTAATGCAATGACACAAATGTAGAATTCTATTAGTAACTAAATTGGGAAAGGAAGAACGGACA
It includes:
- the atn1 gene encoding atrophin-1 isoform X3; this translates as MKTRTHKESMPMRSGRRRGASEERRGRRPHPSPTRPERNDRQTQRGAGEELAGNRFSRRSQGHDSSESEGEELVSPPKRQKVQDSATTPNPPTSTHSTDSSAPSTVPPPTSVASQSRESDNEDGQSQGSRSSVVGSLANSSSSLSSGRDIDQDNRSSSPSLSASPLGSLDSDSDGPDSPKQGEREREKGKEGGVGKGVGDDRRALREGRGEESCGDGEKREMDARIEDCPSLKPPSTPCSSSGLTPSLRGAGDSSNDSNSGRKSYFSMDSKLMCKVEYGGPTSIDGALSGSRMNSKASTQSVTKTTVSGGDFSHNSPNIPHSLPPPLPPPPALKPLELGGQNLPAEVKIERDKIEKADKLLDKAQSTPPSLLPQTGPQPQSQPQTQPSTHPHHYSSTSWQGGTATGCQGSWGYTRYPGNHHPHQPQHQPPVQQQQLPSVYNPPSSRHSSSHPSYLPHPHPHPHREYLPRYAGGGGDRERGAAGERERGVRGECGGREINREFSAPIGNSSNNSSGGNSNSACGGMSGSNSIQGREFGGLPVGQNREFQGSGRDGPNLGSERRDFGPAFRDRERERERDAGREFPLPNQNQSRDFGPNGTGGGHPRDKDGGRWGEFGGQTREVVGNSNPNNNSIPQGNPQSSTSGLPATPMLNRDPPASPQNNPSHPSHSSLPPHPHPHPPNSTSRDFPPPMDQAQPPSSGADHFHREYPPTGGKDFPAGAPPSTGTNREYLSPPGVTPNLGREYSGPGGTHHPHPPHPHYQSGPRDRERDSSLRESALYQNRGGPNQPPALSPSSSSSHHGHPPNAPYPPPPPPLPTPQTSHTQPSPSGMAPNVRPPHYQSSTQTPPTPLSPLPSPSTNQMGGFSPFPPGSSSGPNMPLPGPGVSSSCSPGCRPSPFHGTLNSHPPFSGTYHSNGNSGSNMANSNSNSIAPNSSNTNSQSLSPQNVSKGPPPLSNSANNNSISTPVSSSLLPGGDGHSDSGPPPTPVIKEEPIEEREEIESPPPVLRSPSPEAKPVDIPIHASQSARFHKVLDRGSGNSCARSDVLFVPLDGSKLWKKRNEVIERARREVEQRARDLREKERERERERERELDRHLQQQKDVNAAGGGRQGSSLFFPSSSSIILDPSSSSSSSSGNSASHPHPQHHPSHPHAHLAPAHHLHPTLAHSIPHSLLLPSMGQSTVVGPQGALGIGLGGPYLGPDTPALRTLSEYARPHAMSPLGAASRAQAHHAQVHHGHPHVHPSFFLPQFQNHGLGHPHHLPPDAATAAAILGFLYGGSLEGGPGVGGHAGMAGGPIPGGIGGAGLGGVGFPHAVAAHRERIKQGFEFKSDERVYPPGAIPDHAALALAHSHSHAHAHAHAHAHAHAHAHANAHAHAHAHAHAHSLLLGGGAAGANEVSLYGTPPPPAPPAPPHLQNPTLAQVTRPPNPPAPQSLSNPPPSSLLTPSLPSHPSSAPPAAPQAPAGPAAPPPAPPPPAPPTSNASSLLHPVPHSSFPSSLSSHMPPATAPAAPSENYPTPTRSPASYERDRSGERERERERDRAALPAFGDRERERERERERGESGGNGTGGGGGSGGGTGGNGGENLGRLQMLNVTPHHHQHSHIHSHLHLHQQDTATGGVHPLMDPLASGSPLTRLPYPGATLGTPILAHPLTDSEVLRQQLFGAPFRDLPQPSSLTGPMSAAHQLQAMQQAQSAELQIQRLALEQQWIHHHHHHSLTQDEYYSHLKKESDKTL